The Brachybacterium huguangmaarense genome contains a region encoding:
- a CDS encoding MFS transporter has product MTSLPDTSPLTQGGAPAGAPANTRGRVIVASMIGTTIEFFDFYAYATAASLVFPALFFPTATPANQLLSSFAVFGVAFVARPIGSILFGHFGDRIGRKRTLVASLLVMGVATFIIGLLPTASVPGFAFLAPALLVLLRFCQGVGLGGEWSGAALLATENAPAGKRALYGTFPQLGAPIGFILSNILFVVMSLVLSDAQFTSWGWRVPFLLSAILVVVGLWVRLKLMETPAFQRVIDEQRVAAVPLARVFRTSWRPLILATVAMIATYVLFYMMTAFLMVFGTTASSVEAARAAAESAGKAFDPSTFAPGLGYARPEFLTMLIIGVVFFGVFTLVSGPLADRAGRRPYLIVVTAGIGVYALLIEPLIHLGTPGVMAVLIVGFTLMGLTFGPMAAYLPEMFPADVRYTGSAISYNMASVIGAGPAPITLVALWQALDGSLWLVGVYLLVAALLTLGAVVIGRETRDVDYLA; this is encoded by the coding sequence GTGACCTCCCTCCCCGACACCTCTCCCCTGACCCAGGGCGGCGCCCCCGCCGGGGCCCCCGCGAACACGCGCGGACGCGTGATCGTGGCGTCGATGATCGGCACCACGATCGAGTTCTTCGACTTCTACGCGTACGCGACCGCGGCCTCGCTCGTCTTCCCCGCCCTGTTCTTCCCCACCGCCACCCCGGCCAACCAGCTGCTGAGCTCCTTCGCCGTCTTCGGCGTCGCCTTCGTCGCGAGGCCCATCGGCTCGATCCTCTTCGGCCACTTCGGCGACCGCATCGGCCGCAAGCGCACCCTCGTGGCGAGCCTGCTCGTGATGGGCGTCGCGACCTTCATCATCGGGCTGCTGCCCACGGCCTCGGTGCCCGGCTTCGCGTTCCTCGCCCCCGCGCTGCTCGTGCTGCTGCGGTTCTGCCAGGGCGTGGGCCTGGGCGGCGAGTGGTCCGGCGCCGCCCTGCTCGCCACCGAGAACGCGCCGGCGGGCAAACGAGCCCTCTACGGCACGTTCCCCCAGCTCGGCGCCCCCATCGGCTTCATCCTGTCCAACATCCTGTTCGTCGTCATGAGCCTCGTGCTCAGCGACGCGCAGTTCACCTCGTGGGGCTGGCGCGTGCCCTTCCTGCTCTCGGCGATCCTCGTGGTCGTCGGGCTGTGGGTGCGCCTGAAGCTCATGGAGACCCCCGCCTTCCAGCGCGTGATCGACGAGCAGCGCGTCGCCGCCGTGCCGCTCGCCCGCGTGTTCCGCACCTCGTGGCGCCCGCTGATCCTCGCGACCGTGGCCATGATCGCGACCTACGTCCTCTTCTACATGATGACCGCGTTCCTCATGGTCTTCGGCACCACGGCCTCGAGCGTCGAGGCCGCGCGCGCCGCCGCCGAGAGCGCCGGCAAGGCCTTCGACCCCTCGACCTTCGCACCGGGTCTGGGCTACGCCCGCCCCGAGTTCCTCACCATGCTGATCATCGGGGTCGTCTTCTTCGGCGTCTTCACGCTCGTCTCGGGCCCGCTCGCCGACCGCGCCGGCCGCCGCCCGTACCTGATCGTGGTGACGGCCGGAATCGGCGTGTACGCGCTGCTGATCGAGCCGCTCATCCACCTCGGCACGCCGGGCGTGATGGCGGTGCTCATCGTCGGCTTCACCCTGATGGGGCTCACGTTCGGCCCGATGGCCGCCTACCTGCCCGAGATGTTCCCCGCCGACGTGCGGTACACCGGCAGCGCCATCAGCTACAACATGGCCTCGGTAATCGGCGCGGGACCGGCCCCCATCACCCTCGTGGCGCTGTGGCAGGCGCTCGACGGCTCGCTGTGGCTCGTGGGCGTGTACCTGCTCGTGGCCGCCCTGCTCACCCTCGGCGCGGTCGTGATCGGACGCGAGACCCGGGACGTCGACTACCTCGCCTGA
- a CDS encoding flotillin family protein has product MDPTVLLALVIAAAAVVVVLIIVIALVRSYRIAAPNEALIITGRNAKAGDVDLESGGARVVIGGRAIVRPIFDRAFVMSLSSRQIQVEIEGYSKNGIFVRLRGVAQVKVGGNVDDVRKASQRFLDQQGQIDHYSQEILSGTLRAVVGTLTVEQIIQDRASFAAQVQEEAEHSMNNQGLVIDTFQISAVEDDGTYLRDWGRPEAALVAKRAAIAESDANREATQARNINLQREAESKQELDLRQAEIKEQTDARQATADASGPLARAAQQQRIIEQEELIAIRNNDLREKQLIAEVHKPAEAKRYAEQQDADSKKYARVADSEAALTDERNRAEARKVTSQSEAFAIEARGRAEADVELQRRSKDAEAARLEGQAAADALRAQGEAEGASIRAKGDAEAESTRAKAEAYKEFNEAAILSQLLETLPQVARELASPYANIDSLSVVSSDGEAKIGRNISAGLAQVLDMVRSTTGVDFHDMLQRAAQGSAAAGSSQGSASSASAPSTALADTTAQD; this is encoded by the coding sequence GTGGATCCGACCGTCCTGCTCGCTCTCGTGATCGCCGCGGCGGCGGTGGTCGTGGTGCTGATCATCGTGATCGCCCTCGTGCGCAGCTATCGCATCGCCGCCCCCAACGAGGCGCTCATCATCACCGGGCGCAACGCCAAGGCGGGCGACGTCGACCTCGAGTCGGGCGGGGCGCGCGTGGTCATCGGGGGCCGCGCGATCGTGCGCCCCATCTTCGACCGCGCGTTCGTGATGAGCCTGTCCTCGCGCCAGATCCAGGTGGAGATCGAGGGCTACTCCAAGAACGGCATCTTCGTGCGCCTGCGCGGCGTCGCACAGGTCAAGGTCGGCGGCAACGTCGACGACGTGCGCAAGGCCTCCCAGCGCTTCCTCGACCAGCAGGGCCAGATCGACCACTACTCCCAGGAGATCCTCTCGGGCACGCTCCGCGCGGTCGTGGGCACCCTGACCGTCGAGCAGATCATCCAGGACCGCGCCTCCTTCGCCGCCCAGGTGCAGGAGGAGGCCGAGCACTCGATGAACAACCAGGGCCTCGTGATCGACACCTTCCAGATCAGCGCGGTCGAGGACGACGGCACCTATCTGCGCGACTGGGGCCGCCCCGAGGCGGCGCTCGTGGCCAAGCGCGCGGCGATCGCCGAGTCCGACGCCAACCGCGAGGCCACCCAGGCGCGCAACATCAACCTCCAGCGCGAGGCCGAGTCCAAGCAGGAGCTCGACCTGCGCCAGGCCGAGATCAAGGAGCAGACCGACGCGCGCCAGGCGACCGCCGACGCCTCGGGACCGCTCGCCCGTGCCGCCCAGCAGCAGCGGATCATCGAGCAGGAGGAGCTCATCGCGATCCGCAACAACGACCTGCGCGAGAAGCAGCTGATCGCCGAGGTCCACAAGCCGGCCGAGGCCAAGCGCTATGCCGAGCAGCAGGATGCCGACTCCAAGAAGTATGCGCGCGTGGCCGACTCCGAGGCCGCCCTCACCGACGAGCGCAACCGCGCCGAGGCCCGCAAGGTCACGTCCCAGTCCGAGGCCTTCGCGATCGAGGCCCGCGGCCGCGCCGAGGCCGATGTCGAGCTCCAGCGCCGCTCGAAGGACGCCGAGGCCGCCCGCCTCGAGGGGCAGGCCGCGGCCGATGCGCTGCGCGCCCAGGGTGAGGCCGAGGGCGCGTCGATCCGCGCCAAGGGCGACGCCGAGGCCGAGTCGACGCGTGCCAAGGCCGAGGCCTACAAGGAGTTCAACGAGGCCGCGATCCTCTCCCAGCTGCTCGAGACGCTCCCCCAGGTGGCTCGCGAGCTCGCCTCCCCGTATGCCAACATCGACTCGCTCTCGGTGGTCTCCTCCGACGGCGAGGCCAAGATCGGCCGGAACATCTCGGCCGGTCTCGCGCAGGTGCTCGACATGGTCCGCTCGACCACGGGCGTGGACTTCCACGACATGCTCCAGCGCGCCGCCCAGGGCTCCGCCGCGGCAGGCTCCTCCCAGGGGTCGGCGTCCTCGGCGAGCGCGCCGTCCACCGCGCTCGCCGACACCACCGCG